CAACAAGGGCGCCTTCGGCCGCGCGGTCCGCAACCTCGACGAGGCCGAGTTCGAGGCCATCCTGCGCGCGGGCTTCACGCGGGAACTCGAACCCTGGGAGCGGCTTGCCCCGGGGGTCGCGGAGCCCGCCATCACCTACGCGGAGCGGCCGATCCTCACCCAGGTGGTGTCGCGGCCCTTCCGGGACGAGGCCTTCCGCCGCCACGTGCGCGAGGCCTATGACAACACCTGCGCCGTGTCGGGGCTGCGGCTCATCAACGGCGGGGGACGCCCCGAGGTGCAGGCCGCGCACATCCAGCCGGTGGCCCGGCACGGACCGGACTCGGTGCGCAACGGCCTCGCCCTGACCGGCACCGTGCACTGGCTCTTCGATCGCGGGCTCATCTCCTTCAGTGACGACCACCGGCTCCTGGTGGCTCGTGGCGGACTCCCCGAGGGCGTGGGCGGGTTGATCCAACCCCATCGTCCCTTGCGACTACCCCAGCGGCAGGAGTGGTGGCCTCACGCCAGCTACCTGAAATTCCACCGGGAGCACGTCTTCAAGGGTCAGTGAGTACTGGAGCACTCACGGTCACGAGTGGGGTTCACAGCGTCGTGGGGTCGAGGTCCTGACCCTCGAATTTGCCGATGGCCCACAGCGCCTCCTGCCGCAGCGTCCACATGCCCGGGCATCTGGCGGTGTCGGTGGCCGCGATGAGCCGAAGCCTGGGCAGCACCTGGGCTTCCTCCATGCAGGTCAATGCGTAGATGCTCCAGAAGCGCACCTCGGGCGCCGGGTCCTCGAGTCCGCGCTCCAGCGCCTCCACGAGGCGTCGGTAGCGGCGCTGCCAGCGGTACCTGTATCCGGCGTAATGGCAGCCCAGCGCCTCGGCGGCCTGGGCCCGGATGTCGGGAGCCTCGTGCGGGTTGGCGAACACGCGGCGCAGGAGCACGAGGTGCCACGAAGCGAGGTTCGTGAACGAGAACTCATACAGCGCGGCCTGGCGTGGTTCGGGCGCACCCGGCGAGGAGCCCACCTGGGCCAGCAGCCGCAGTCCTTCGCGGGTCCGTGCGAGCGCTTTTGCGGCCTGCTGTGGATTCAGTTTGGGGTCACCGCCCCGGAGGGCTCGTTCGAGCATCGCCAGGCGTGCCGGATGAATCTCGCGTTTTCGCCATCGGTGTCGTGCCATCTTCATGGACTCCCTGGGCCGTTGATGTTTACCGCGTCAACCATGCCTACCGGGCACGTACCTTCTGGAGCACGGAGCGGCGCGGCCAGTGATCGGACCCCTCGCGGTGGTTCTCCGAGAGGCTCCGCTCCCGCTTCCACCGCAGGGGGGCTGCCTCACGCGCCAGGGTGCGTCGCAGCAGGGCCTCGCCCTCGGAGCGCGGCGGTCGACGGGCGAGAAACGCGGGTACTTCGCTCAAGGTTTTCGGCCGGTAGCCGGGCCCATCGCATCCGCATGCGTGGTACGCGTAGCCGTGTTGGAAGAGCACTTCCACCTTGCGCCATTGGCGCGTGTCGCCCTGCTTCGGCGCCTGGAAGTCCCTCCCCATGCACGCCATGGGCTCGCCACACTGGGGGCACGTCACCTCGTCAGGTGTACCCGAGGGTGGGGGCCGATGCGCGTCCCGAGGCCACTTGAAGCTCTTGTGGCATGAGAAGCAGGCGTAGTGCTGCTTGTAGGGTCCGTACATCCCGTATCGGCACATGGCGCGCTCCTCCTGGTGGCATTCTGAACGCGCGCCCCGGACGTTTCGGACTCCGCCTGCCTGACAAGACCCGGGGGGCTCGGAGGATGCACGGGCCAACCACCGAGGGTCACGGAGCGCGTCTCCGCCGGGGAGTTGTCGCTCTTGGGGGGTGAGCCACCTGAGGGTCATCAAGCCCCGCCAGTTGCCGGGCTCGCGCGAGAACACCCTCGATCTGCTCCCGTAGCTCGGGGGGTATTTTCCGAGAACGTGTTCGCCGCTCGATGCTGGCGAGAAGTTCCGCGGTCTTGCGTTTTCCCGCCAAGGAGTCCTTGCTGGCCCGCGCCGACCAACCGCAGACCAGCAGGCGGCAGTCCATCGAGGAATAACCGAGTTTCTCCATCCGCCGGAGGTACGGCGAGAACCCTCTCCATGGTCCCGAGCAGGTGATCATGAGCAAGTCCTCGGTGATTCGCCTCCGCATCTCCAATGTCTCGGAGGCAGTCTGTGCTTCGGCGATGATCCGCTTCTCGAGCTGCTTGTAGGCCCGGACTTTCTCCACGATGGGAGCGTCGCCTAGAGCGCGAAAGAGGTTTCCACGTTCCTGTCCCCAGCGAAGGAATCGCTCCTGGGTTTCTCGCGTCAGAAGCCGGGGCATGGCAGGCGTGCTCCGTTCCATGTTGGCCGCTCGAAGATGAGGGAGATTCATGGAGAAGTCGCCACCAAGGGCCCGTGCTGGCCTCCAAAAACAAACCGCGCCCCCTCCGTGAGGAGAGGACGCGGCGGGGAAACTCCAACCGTCGGCCGTGCTTCAGGGCGACGGAGCGGGGAGGGCGGGCTCCCCGTGGTGCGGCTGGGGCTCGGGCTTCGTCTCCCCCCGCAGCCGCTGCATCAACACATACGAGCTCGAGGCTAGACTTCCTCGTCGGGCAGGAGCGTGCACAGTAGCTCGTCGTCGGGTCCGAGCGGGCGCCAGCCGGGGGGCGGTGGCGTGGCGAGGAGCGCTGCGCTGATCTGCCTTGCTCTGTCCTGGTGCGTATCCGGGGTGTAGGCAATCCACGAACTGAGCGCCTTGGCGACTGCGAAACGGTTGGCGTCATCCAGTACGGCCGGCCAGCCGTTGGGGAGACCTTCGGACAGCTCGCGCACCAACTGTCCGCGCGCCAACCGCGTGAGCCGATGGCTCCGTTCCGCCTCGGCCACCAGTCCGCTGAACACCTGCACGGCATTGATGTCATCCTCGCCGAGTTCCTGGGCCAGTGCCACCAACGATGCGCTGGGACGGGCGTCGGCGAAGGCGGTGAGGGAGTCGTAACCCCGCTCGCGGATTCGCTTATACAAGCGGACCTTCCAGTTGCCCTGCCAGGATCGTCCGTTGGTCATCGGCCCCTCCAGGGGGTGAAGTTCATCGGAAGATCGTAGCGCTTCATGTGAAACGCGACTCTTTCCAGGATCTCGCTTCGCGTCAACATCCGTCCGGCCAACATCTCGGCGTCGCGCAACTCGCTCATGATCATCCGATTCCATTCACCGGGCCACATGCGACCCAGGCGCCAGTTGCCACCGCCGTGTATTGCCTGATGGCTTGCCTGCTCCAGCTTGACGCAGAACTGGTCGATGCTCATTTCACCGGTGAAGCCGCGCTTCTCGAACCATTCGCGCTGCTCTCGCGGCAGGACGTGGTGCTCCGGTGGCTCGGCCATGCCGGCTCCCGCTCTGTCCGTCACTCGCATGCCTTGCACTTCGGGCCCATCGCCGAGTGCGTCGCGCACGCCCTTGGGCAGCTCGCCGTGAGACTGCGCCAGCATCACCTGGCCGGCTTGTATCCGCACGGCCGCGCTGACGGCGGGAAGTGAAATGACGCCCGCGCGCACTAACTGGCGCATCATCTCCACCCACTCGGCGGACACGACCAGGCGCGTGCTCATCATCACGCCGTTGCCGCCCACCGAAAGGCCCATGTCGAGCAGCGCGGGAGCGGACGGAGGCACCGACGGCAGCGAGAACTTCAACGCCGAGAGCAGGGTGAGCGCTTCGATGGCCTCCTTGAGCACCATCATTTTCGCGACGTTCTCTGCCCCCTCGCGCATGGTCTCGAGGGTCGCGGTGAACTCGCCCGTGAGATGGCCTACCAGCGCGGGGACATCTTGCGCCGCGGCCTCCACTTGCCCGGGCTCCTGGGAT
Above is a window of Cystobacter fuscus DNA encoding:
- a CDS encoding HEAT repeat domain-containing protein — translated: MARHRWRKREIHPARLAMLERALRGGDPKLNPQQAAKALARTREGLRLLAQVGSSPGAPEPRQAALYEFSFTNLASWHLVLLRRVFANPHEAPDIRAQAAEALGCHYAGYRYRWQRRYRRLVEALERGLEDPAPEVRFWSIYALTCMEEAQVLPRLRLIAATDTARCPGMWTLRQEALWAIGKFEGQDLDPTTL
- a CDS encoding DUF2380 domain-containing protein encodes the protein MNLRYTPREAAASSLAEGPGVEVPHALAATTESDAPERLHRRRASRDEVTAMGPNSAERDARQETLAAQLAFRHALLDVSGSTHRISGEFSKLKAHERNIGGGNGVFVRYVNYGAEQLRWIDAQLAAATRLANAASQVDDPNMQLALLRLAGPRLEAAMMGSLLLAVWLDFIHLSNTALTQHLYSVERMFADMWRWQEMLEPAMTALSSQEPGQVEAAAQDVPALVGHLTGEFTATLETMREGAENVAKMMVLKEAIEALTLLSALKFSLPSVPPSAPALLDMGLSVGGNGVMMSTRLVVSAEWVEMMRQLVRAGVISLPAVSAAVRIQAGQVMLAQSHGELPKGVRDALGDGPEVQGMRVTDRAGAGMAEPPEHHVLPREQREWFEKRGFTGEMSIDQFCVKLEQASHQAIHGGGNWRLGRMWPGEWNRMIMSELRDAEMLAGRMLTRSEILERVAFHMKRYDLPMNFTPWRGR
- a CDS encoding HNH endonuclease, yielding MAKAIFTTSESSAYDDQPEVRYHFPKMYLRQAEAAVGDLILYYEPRRTQGPRSTTGRQAYFAVARLQRVERDEARADHYYAYVEDYLEFDRPVPFREGDLYYEGALRKPDGSTNKGAFGRAVRNLDEAEFEAILRAGFTRELEPWERLAPGVAEPAITYAERPILTQVVSRPFRDEAFRRHVREAYDNTCAVSGLRLINGGGRPEVQAAHIQPVARHGPDSVRNGLALTGTVHWLFDRGLISFSDDHRLLVARGGLPEGVGGLIQPHRPLRLPQRQEWWPHASYLKFHREHVFKGQ
- a CDS encoding NUDIX hydrolase produces the protein MTNGRSWQGNWKVRLYKRIRERGYDSLTAFADARPSASLVALAQELGEDDINAVQVFSGLVAEAERSHRLTRLARGQLVRELSEGLPNGWPAVLDDANRFAVAKALSSWIAYTPDTHQDRARQISAALLATPPPPGWRPLGPDDELLCTLLPDEEV